The following coding sequences lie in one Fundulus heteroclitus isolate FHET01 chromosome 20, MU-UCD_Fhet_4.1, whole genome shotgun sequence genomic window:
- the LOC105927150 gene encoding proline-rich transmembrane protein 3-like: MELSSFFLVALTASLCSLGSLTQTKFGSESFLEGSGLTAESTTVLELSNETAIRKESKRGGNENLSGTEITLSTRPALSVYSSGAHNQGADKAKDSVTGHARSTVISKDVPLDVDKDFQRGEEHPRFPVQTSVFTFMTDPSLPGPGSPCVLGVTHCTVLKSFNGTSLLWDDMRRTLAFAWELHVFGSASLFLLITVLAVLGMAGACTLPHALWDALTLSNGFLTMAGALRTALLLVDPYGTRQILPHATLAALQNVPLQLLLWAQVVLALVTLRGPKVIPFPLKLQSPRVVGLLGVSHCAFLLLADLYSSTLPPAFPLLLQTITLCCGVPFCLALLSKSLSHSQPFSRSAVPQWVPSQRTERLGKRVTAVCAFLGVLCCGLQMYSLLWLYGLLGNWRRFSWGWWLSQFWARILELAWGFSILFLGSWIFWTPSKGHARGNHSQGRDNISKKAERKSFWHTFLAIVQRGPMKKSEKSLEDLMPNNFAKHNMSRCGVGSNAMHDGKHAPSKLDYSSDPVSSGNSCDSQTTLLWQRVGERECVLSLIEFDMKPPSPINLRLSIDNALYHGQHGAGAVFTPPPPSWTQSLSANGESGPTTFPPAYVGYGWMLDTESISASLDHFQAKEPAQSVNATPDFNSRIGSPAAEPMGGTLSVVMLQNDWSDDDVTDL; this comes from the exons ATGGagctctcttcttttttccttgTTGCTCTAACTGCATCTCTCTGTTCACTCGGAAGCCTCACTCAGACTAAGTTCGGATCAGAGAGCTTTTTGGAGGGCAGTGGACTCACCGCTGAAAGCACGACCGTACTTGAGCTCAGCAATGAAACTGCAATCAGAAAGGAGTCTAAGCGAGGGGGCAATGAAAACCTCTCAGGGACTGAAATCACATTAAGCACAAGACCAGCACTAAGTGTCTACAGCTCAGGAGCTCATAACCAAGGAGCAGACAAGGCTAAAGATTCAGTTACAGGACACGCTCGCTCCACTGTGATCTCTAAGGACGTCCCTTTGGATGTTGATAAGGATTTTCAGAGAG GTGAAGAGCATCCCAGATTCCCAGTCCAAACCAGTGTGTTTACCTTCATGACTGATCCCAGCCTGCCGGGACCTGGGAGCCCCTGCGTGCTCGGCGTCACGCACTGCACCGTCTTGAAAAGCTTCAATGGCACCAGCCTGCTCTGGGATGACATGAGGCGCACGCTGGCATTTGCTTGGGAGCTGCATGTCTTCGGATCTGCAAGCCTTTTCCTGCTGATTACAGTCCTGGCGGTTTTGGGAATGGCTGGAGCGTGCACTCTTCCACATGCCCTTTGGGACGCCCTCACGCTCTCTAATGGTTTCCTAACTATGGCAGGCGCTTTGCGCACAGCTCTCCTCCTCGTCGACCCTTACGGCACCCGTCAGATCCTGCCTCATGCCACACTGGCGGCATTACAAAATGttcctctgcagcttcttctGTGGGCGCAGGTTGTCCTCGCTCTAGTCACACTCCGAGGGCCGAAAGTAATACCTTTCCCTTTAAAGCTGCAGTCCCCGCGGGTGGTTGGATTGCTCGGTGTATCCCACTGCGCTTTCTTACTTTTAGCCGATCTGTACTCTTCAACCTTGCCCCCGGCTTTTCCTCTTCTGCTGCAGACCATCACCCTTTGCTGCGGTGTTCCTTTCTGTCTGGCTCTTCTCTCTAAGTCCCTCTCCCATTCACAGCCCTTCTCCAGATCTGCTGTCCCTCAGTGGGTTCCCTCTCAGAGAACAGAGCGGCTCGGGAAGCGAGTAACCGCCGTCTGCGCCTTCCTCGGTGTGCTGTGTTGCGGCCTTCAGATGTATAGTCTTCTCTGGCTTTATGGGCTCCTGGGGAACTGGAGGCGCTTCAGTTGGGGTTGGTGGCTCAGTCAGTTCTGGGCCAGAATACTTGAGCTAGCATGGGGATTCTCTATCCTTTTTCTTGGATCGTGGATCTTCTGGACACCATCTAAAGGCCACGCAAGAGGCAATCATTCACAGGGTAGGGATAACATCTCTAAAAAGGCAGAAAGGAAAAGCTTCTGGCATACATTCCTGGCCATCGTGCAGAGAGGCCCGATGAAAAAGTCAGAGAAATCCCTGGAAGACTTGATGCCAAATAACTTCGCAAAGCACAACATGTCTAGATGTGGCGTCGGCAGCAATGCAATGCATGATGGTAAACATGCTCCCTCTAAACTGGACTACAGTTCCGACCCTGTCAGCAGCGGCAACAGCTGCGACTCTCAGACCACGTTGCTGTGGCAGAGAGTTGGTGAGCGAGAATGTGTTCTCTCGCTTATAGAGTTTGACATGAAGCCCCCGTCTCCCATCAACCTCAGGCTCAGCATCGACAACGCCCTTTATCACGGGCAGCATGGAGCCGGAGCCGTCTTCACGCCGCCCCCTCCCTCTTGGACGCAGAGTTTGAGCGCAAATGGCGAGAGCGGACCAACCACCTTCCCTCCAGCCTATGTGGGCTACGGGTGGATGTTAGATACGGAGTCCATATCTGCATCCTTAGACCATTTCCAGGCCAAGGAGCCGGCACAGTCAGTAAATGCCACACCAGATTTTAACAGCAGGATTGGATCTCCAGCTGCTGAACCGATGGGAGGAACCCTCTCGGTAGTGATGCTTCAAAATGACTGGTCTGACGACGACGTCACAGATCTTTAG
- the LOC105927152 gene encoding uncharacterized protein LOC105927152 — MPLRSIFSCVALTVILRSSILCDGRSDEANKAAVERAAVQGSVHLSRVGSGLKRESAASTRPGSLSFTDDPKGDLNSTKALHSAKLKLLAPSVLCGRDQMTLSVKRRGTHFLIDSGERPLTPLSQMPSTCGFFVTRSRRDVQYAASYKACHVNKEEDEYSLPLRLWGTPMTMSCPEMLPMPTIFCFPNKMVVKIHGVAPQELDIKAFGTWQPLSSACSGCELSVNESSTELTLTAPYNKDLCVEIKDEEYLLSLRWGDFELLASCPPVPSADPTGTAAPDEAPRFQYPQLPIFSQFLEPQSTQTPGLVAPLPFSFVAADFSENQKTPGNPSPALLPRFFLFPRPESPAHPSGDDDAHANRHKLSQTPLSPRYQIPFFQELPVMPGSFLPTTTLPLPATTTETLVTTPIPPGTEKPQLSLQQEFSAMLQNPFQSFPKYPPSLQDPTVHDAESKPQYLPPHAFQFPMLHPPFNHLSQLQNAPVATTEVHPPEKPFYQPHPYIPVYFFPKPAHTPVFLHPPSMIPSNPVPSDQYERQPFYFAIQPFYPFPLDQSQATLTNT; from the exons ATGCCTTTGAGGAGCATTTTCTCGTGTGTTGCGTTGACCGTCATCCTGCGGTCCTCCATTCTGTGTGATGGACGTTCTGATGAAGCGAATAAGGCGGCGGTGGAAAGAGCTGCAGTTCAAGGAAGTGTTCACCTCAGCCGAGTGGGCTCTGGTTTGAAACGAGAATCTGCAGCCTCAACACGACCTGGTTCACTTAGCTTTACAGATGACCCAAAAGGAGACTTGAATTCCACCAAAG catTGCACTCTGCAAAGCTGAAGCTCCTGGCCCCATCAGTGCTTTGTGGCCGCGACCAGATGACCCTTTCAGTCAAACGGAGAGGAACCCATTTTCTCATCGACAGCG GCGAGAGGCCTCTTACTCCTCTATCCCAGATGCCCTCTACGTGTGGCTTCTTTGTGACCAGGTCCCGCAGAGATGTGCAGTATGCTGCATCCTATAAGGCCTGTCATGTTAACAAAGAG GAGGATGAATACTCCCTACCGCTGCGGTTGTGGGGGACACCGATGACCATGTCCTGTCCTGAAATGTTGCCAATGCCCACCATTTTCTGCTTCCCAAACAAGATGGTGGTGAAAATCCACGGTGTTGCACCCCAGGAGCTTGACATAAAGG CGTTTGGCACATGGCAGCCTTTATCATCGGCATGTAGCGGCTGCGAACTGAGTGTCAACGAGTCCTCTACTGAGCTGACGCTGACCGCACCTTACAACAAGGATCTGTGTGTGGAGATCAAG GATGAAGAGTATTTACTGTCTCTTCGCTGGGGAGATTTTGAGCTGTTGGCATCATGTCCTCCAGTACCAAGTGCTGACCCAACAGGAACAGCTGCACCCGATGAAGCCCCACGTTTTCAGTACCCCCAGCTGCCAATATTTTCTCAGTTCCTAGAGCCCCAGTCGACACAAACTCCCGGGCTTGTGGCTCCATTGCCGTTTTCCTTCGTTGCTGCGGACTTCTCTGAAAACCAAAAGACGCCTGGAAATCCGAGCCCTGCTTTACTGCCCAGGTTCTTTTTGTTTCCCAGACCTGAATCACCCGCACATCCTTCTGGAGATGACGACGCGCACGCAAATCGGCACAAGTTGTCTCAGACGCCACTGTCTCCTCGGTATCAAATTCCATTTTTCCAAGAACTCCCCGTGATGCCTGGAAGTTTTCTGCCAACAACTACCTTGCCACTTCCTGCAACAACCACAGAGACTCTGGTGACCACACCCATTCCACCAGGGACTGAGAAGCCCCAGCTTTCCCTGCAGCAAGAGTTTTCAGCGATGCTTCAGAATCCCTTCCAATCGTTCCCTAAATACCCACCATCTCTGCAGGATCCAACAGTGCATGATGCAGAATCCAAACCGCAGTACCTCCCCCCTCACGCCTTCCAGTTTCCCATGCTGCATCCTCCTTTTAATCACCTTTCTCAGTTACAAAATGCTCCAGTAGCCACCACTGAGGTACATCCCCCTGAAAAGCCTTTTTACCAGCCACACCCTTATATAccggtttatttttttcccaaaccGGCTCACACACCTGTATTTCTTCATCCTCCATCCATGATCCCTTCAAACCCAGTTCCGTCGGATCAGTATGAACGTCAGCCCTTCTACTTTGCCATACAGCCTTTTTATCCATTCCCTCTTGATCAAAGTCAAGCTACACTAACAAATACCTGA